CTCGCTGTTGCAATCATGATTTCAGAGCTGGCCTCAGTGCCAATGCAAAACACAGGTATACCTCTGGTTAATGGAATAATACCCATACTTACCATGCTGGCTGCACAAATACTGATATCCTTTATTTCACTTAAAAGTACCAGAGCCAGAACTATTATCTGCGGACGTCCAAGTGTTCTTATTGCAGGTGGCAGAATAATGGAGCAGGTTTTCCGGCAAGAACTGTATACCCTTAATGACCTTTTGGAACAACTGAGAAGTAAAGATATATACAATATTGCCGATGTGGAATACGCAATATTGGAAACTAACGGTCAGCTTAGTGTCATACCCAAAGCCGGAAAATCCAAAGTAACCCGTGAAGACCTTAATATTTCCGGCAAATATGAAGCACCAGCCGTTGAAATTATTATTGATGGTGACCTTATTGATAAAAACCTGAAGCTTGCCAATTTAAGCAAAGCAAAGTTGGAAAGCGAATTAAAAAAGATGAATATACAAAGCACTAAAGATGTATTTTTTGCATGTGTTGGTTCAGATGGTCAGTTGTTCTGTCAGGAAAAGGAAAAAACTAAAAGGAGCTAAAAGATATGTCAAACAACACAAAAACAGTTACTGTAGTTGTTAGTTTAGTTTTGGTTATAATCATTTCAGGAGTTCTGACTCTATATTATCTGAATCGTTCCTGCGAAAAACTTGAAAAAACCGTAGACTCAGCTGGTTTATTTATACAATCTAAGCAATGGGACTCCGCAGAAAAGCTCCTGAATGATTTTGCATCCGATTGGGACAGAACAAAGTTTGGTTGGGCTATCCTTTTAGACCATTTTGAGATTGATAATATTGATAACTCATATATAAAATCTAAGAAATATGTTGAGAGCAAGGATTATCCTTCTGCTTTGGCAGAACTGGAGGCATTGAAAGAGTATATTAAACATATCCCCAAAAAAGAGAGTTTTTCCTTGGAGAATATTATGTAGGATTATTTAAATCCTCTGAGTATTAAAAATGCGATAAACAATGCATAAAATACCCCACCGGATAGGAGCGGCAATGGTGTTAAGCTCTTTTTAACTTTTACCCAGATATATGTAACAAGAGTTGAAGACAATGCCAGCAGAGAGCTTACCAATGTTATTATGTCAAGCTTCCAGTCCGTTGTGAGTATCCCTATTGAAACCGGTATACAGCTTTGGAATACCATAGCACCGGATATATTTCCCAGGGAAAGTGTATCCTTGTTTTTACTTATCCATATAACACTGTTAAATTTCTCAGGAAGCTCTGTTGCAATAGGTGTAATTATAATCGACAGGGCAAGTGTTGATATGCCTAAAGCCCCGGATATAACTTCAATATTCCCCACAAACATTTCAGCTCCAAGTATAATTGAGAAAAGTGCAAGAGCAATCTGAGCCAAAATAACCGGGATATTTTCGTTTAATTTGAATGTCTTTGAAAATATAAGCTCATCAATTTCTTCATTACTTGCCTTATCACTGTTTACTGTCTTAAATACGTAATAGATATAAGCGGCTATTAGAAGTATTGCAGTTATATTCTTGATAAAGCCTACAGAGAAAAATGACACGGAAATGGCACATGTATAAACAATTACGAAAAATGAAATGTCACGCCCAAGGATATCCAAATTGGTATTGAGGTTCATTCCTGTCTGTCGTCTGCCGGAGAATATTATTACACTTAAACCCGTTATAAAAAATGCAAGGGTCGATAGCATAAAAGGTGCACCGACAATAGCACCGATTCCTATATCCACGGAGTCCTTACGATTATTTGAAAAAAGCAAAGCAATTACAGGTATCAGTGTTTCAGGCAGACAGGTTCCGACGGCAGAAAAAATACTACCTACAACCCCGTCTCCAAGCCTTAGCTTTTTACCTAACCACTCAATTCCATTTGTAAATAACTCGCATCCTGTAAGGATTATTCCAAGACTAAGTAATAAAATTAGTATGTTATCCAGCATAGCTCTCTCTCTTCTCACTTTTTTAGGACAATGTCCTTAAATTATTCATATGCCGGATAGACAAGATTTAACACAAAAAGGGGCTGTTGCACAATGAATAAATTTATTCACTGTGCAACAGTCCCCTTTTTGTCCCTAAAATAGTAAAATGCGGGTCCCGTAGGGCCCGCAAGTGTTGTATAATTTAATTTGTGAAAAAACTTATGCAACATAAAAATTATACCGAATTTAACGGATACTATCAATTAGTTTTGCCTTTAAATTTGGAGATGTTAATACCTGAAGATGATTCTGTCAGACTGTTAAGCCAAATATTGGAGGGATTGAATTACACAAAGTTGTATAAGGCTTACTCTTCTACTGGAAGAAAACCGGCAGTTGACCCAAAGACCATGTTTAAGGTAATAACATATGCAAACTCAAATAACATATACTCAAGTAGAAAAATTGAAACTGCATGTAAAAGAGATATTAATTTCATGTGGTTGCTCCAAGGGGAATCAAAGCCAGATCACTCAACTATAGCCAGATTCCGTAAGGATTATCTTCCAGAGGCAATAGAAGACCTATTCTATCAAATGGTACAGCACCTGCATTCTATCGGAGAAGTTAAATTCGAAAACCTTTTTGTGGATGGTACTAAAATTGAGGCAAATGCAAACCGCTATACCTTTGTATGGAAGAAAGTAGTCAATAAAAACGAAGCAAAGATGTTTGAGAAAATAAAAGCTTGCTTAGAGGATATAAACCAGTCATATTTGACTAACTTTTCAGTATCAAAAGATAGCATATTGGCGGATTTAGAGCAAGTTCTTGAATATTTAAAGGACAAGCAAAAAGAAGATAACATAGAATTTGTTCATGGAATCGGAAAACGTAAAACTCAATTACAAAGATTCACAGAGCAGTTCAAGGAATTTAAAGAACGTCAGGAAAAATACAATGCCCATAACCAGCTGTTCGAGGGGAGAAACAGTTATTCCAAAACGGATACTGATGCAACATTCATGCATATGAAAGATGACCACATGCGTAATACTCAGCTAAAACCTGCCTACAATGTTCAGATTGGAGTTGAAAGCGAGTATGTTACTGGCATTGGAATTTTTCAGGATAGGAATGACATTGCTACACTAATCCCATTTCTAAAAAGTATGGAATCAAACTTAGGTAGATGTTATGAAAACGTAATTGCAGACTCTGGCTATGAGAGCGAAGAAAACTATCTGTATTTGGAAGAAAAGCATCAGAAAAGCTATATAAAACCTCAAACATACGAGATATGGAAGAAGAAAAGCTTCAAGAAAGATATCAGCAAGCGTGAAAATATGCAGTATGATGAAGAGAAAGATGAGTATACGTGCCATAATGGAAAACAATTAAAAATGTCAGGAACAACTCATAGAAAATCAGCAACAGGATATCGTTCCGAGATTAGCATATATGAATGTGAAGATTGCAGTAATTGCCCCTATAAGTCTAAGTGTACAAAAGCCCAAGGAAATCGCAAAATGCAGGTATCTAAGACATTTGTAAAAAAGAGACAAAAATCTTATGAAAACATCTTGACGGAGAAAGGCATTCTTCTAAGGGTAAATCGTTCCATCCAAGTTGAAGGAGCCTTTGGAGTTCTAAAAAGTGATTACAATTTCAGCCGTTTTTTAACACGAGGGAAAAACAGTGTTAAAACCGAATTTATCCTGCTGTGTTTTGGCTATAACATAAACAAATTACACTCCAAAATTCAAAATGACCGATGTGGAAAAGAACTTCATGAAGTAAAAGCCTGCTAAAATTCCAACGAAATCTAATAGGCCTATTAAAGTGCGCTCAAATTCCACAAAATAGGGAATTAACTACAGAGTAATCAACAATTTAACAACAAAAAATATTGGAGCAAAAGAAGGGAGCACCGCTGACTACTTTTTAAGTAGTTTTGCGACACTCCCTTGGTGACGAATACTGGGCTCGAACCAGTGACCCCTACCATGTCAAGGTAGTACTCTAACCAACTGAGCTAATCCGTCATTTGTACTACTATTATCCATATATTTTTATCTACTGTCAAGTATCTGTAACATTTTTTTAAATATATCGAACTATTATCCTGCAAGATAATTATCAGATTCTACATTTTCCTTTTTTCTACTATTGGTCCTGAATTTATAGGCAAAAAATACTGCGCACAGAATTACAAGTGTACCTGATAATCCAAATATTATCAGCATATTGTTGAGTACAGTTATCCCAATATTAATTTTCACATTGTCCAGGGCTCCTACGAGAAATGCTCCCAGCAATGCGCTTGCAAATCCGGCCAGTCCTGCCGCTGCAGCATTAAATCCTACAAATATTGTACGCCCTTCCTGTGGTGCGTGTTTGAACTGAATATTGAACAGTGACATGTTTACCCCTGCCCATCCGGCTCCGGCTACTATCTGAATAAACGGTATAATTACATAGCAGATTTCTTTGGTTACAAAAGCCCAAGTCAGGTGGCACAAGCCCAACATACCTATGGAAGCAACAGTAGTAACCTCCCAGCTGAATTTGTCAGCCAGTTTTCCCCAAACCTTAGCTGTAGAAGCCTGTACTACGGATAACAGAATATTTGCAAACATTATAAACGTATATGACAGTTTTAGACCTGTTACCATATAAACAGAAAAGAAAGGCAGTGCAATCTGCGCTGCAAAATTCCATGCTGCATTTAATAAGATAACCGAGAGGAACTGCTTATTTTTTAAAGGCAGCGTAAACAGACTCTTGATATTTATGTTCTGCCTAATAGGTACTATTTCAGGCTCTTTAATCTTTCTAAGTACATAAATATTCATTACAACTAAAACCAAAACAATTGAGAAAACAAAAATAAAACCCAGAAATTCTCTCCCCGACACTTTGAATATGTCAAGTATCCTACCCATGGATAGTGAAAGAACAGCGGCTGATGAAATTATAAAGGTATCCCTTAACCCAAAATACCTGCCCCTGTATCGCTCGGGAACTAGACTAATAATCCAACTTCCGCCTGCAGGGTTAGAAAAGCTGAAAATAAGATATGACGTAAAATACATACCTCCCAGCAAAAGCAACCTGACTGACGTATTCTGTGTTAAAAGCGGAATGACTATCATCAGTCCAAGCAATGATCTATAAAAAATACAGGTAATAACAATCAAGCTCTTTCTACTGGTAAGCTTCTCCAAAAATATCGGGCTGAACATCTGTAGAATATTGGCCAGCAATGGCATAGCCGCAATAAGGCCTATAATTTGATCGGATGCACCTAAAAATTTTGCATACCCCGCCAAAAACGCACCTGCTGTAAGGGTATAGACACCGTTGGAAAGGCACCCCTCAAGTATAAAACGCCTACGGCTTAGCTCATAATTCTCATCTGAAACATCGCCATAAAGCCTTGGTCTTTTAAATTTGAATACCATGGAAAATAATCCCCCATCAAAGAACATTAGTATAAATTATGCTATAAATATTGAGTGTAAATATAAGTGTTACAGTTCTATTACCTATGGGTTACTTCTACCTTATATTCTAAATCCATATAAATTTTTATAATAAAACGTTGCAGAATCAGGTTGGTTATCGTTGTCAAAAAGGCTCCAATAAACACACCTGCTATAGAGTTTCCTACTAAAAGAAATACCGGTAATTTAAATATTACAAAATAAGTTACAAGTACGCTCGCAATCTGAGCTTTCTTTCCCTTTGTAATCTCACTGCTAGCAGTCATTGCATCCGCCATTGTCAATTTCAGATCCAAAACATAGCAGAAACCGAAAACAAACATTACGTAAGCTATTATACCGGGAATAACAAAAAACATGGAGCCAAACATTACTAAAAGCCCAAAAATAACATTATAGGCTATAATCCGGCCCATATGCTTGAAAACACCTGAAAAACTTGCCCTAAATCCACTGTCTTTGCCTCTTTGTTCTGATAAGTAAGAATACATATAAACCGATAAGAACAAATTTGAAACAAGTTTGGACAAAAGAGATACACCAAGTGCCACTAAAAAAGCATACAAAATATGTATAGACGGCTGGTATATATCTCCGGACGAAGTTGAGGTGAGTGAGGTTAAATTGTTATAAATCTTCTCAATTTCCTCCACAGGGAACATCTGGGCATATTTGTATAATGCATATTTGCCTATCA
This region of Clostridium sp. BNL1100 genomic DNA includes:
- a CDS encoding DUF4363 family protein, which codes for MSNNTKTVTVVVSLVLVIIISGVLTLYYLNRSCEKLEKTVDSAGLFIQSKQWDSAEKLLNDFASDWDRTKFGWAILLDHFEIDNIDNSYIKSKKYVESKDYPSALAELEALKEYIKHIPKKESFSLENIM
- a CDS encoding DUF421 domain-containing protein, with protein sequence MLVVFIRTLILYIVVIIAMRVMGKRQIGQLQPFELAVAIMISELASVPMQNTGIPLVNGIIPILTMLAAQILISFISLKSTRARTIICGRPSVLIAGGRIMEQVFRQELYTLNDLLEQLRSKDIYNIADVEYAILETNGQLSVIPKAGKSKVTREDLNISGKYEAPAVEIIIDGDLIDKNLKLANLSKAKLESELKKMNIQSTKDVFFACVGSDGQLFCQEKEKTKRS
- a CDS encoding IS1182 family transposase; the encoded protein is MQHKNYTEFNGYYQLVLPLNLEMLIPEDDSVRLLSQILEGLNYTKLYKAYSSTGRKPAVDPKTMFKVITYANSNNIYSSRKIETACKRDINFMWLLQGESKPDHSTIARFRKDYLPEAIEDLFYQMVQHLHSIGEVKFENLFVDGTKIEANANRYTFVWKKVVNKNEAKMFEKIKACLEDINQSYLTNFSVSKDSILADLEQVLEYLKDKQKEDNIEFVHGIGKRKTQLQRFTEQFKEFKERQEKYNAHNQLFEGRNSYSKTDTDATFMHMKDDHMRNTQLKPAYNVQIGVESEYVTGIGIFQDRNDIATLIPFLKSMESNLGRCYENVIADSGYESEENYLYLEEKHQKSYIKPQTYEIWKKKSFKKDISKRENMQYDEEKDEYTCHNGKQLKMSGTTHRKSATGYRSEISIYECEDCSNCPYKSKCTKAQGNRKMQVSKTFVKKRQKSYENILTEKGILLRVNRSIQVEGAFGVLKSDYNFSRFLTRGKNSVKTEFILLCFGYNINKLHSKIQNDRCGKELHEVKAC
- a CDS encoding sodium:calcium antiporter, translating into MLDNILILLLSLGIILTGCELFTNGIEWLGKKLRLGDGVVGSIFSAVGTCLPETLIPVIALLFSNNRKDSVDIGIGAIVGAPFMLSTLAFFITGLSVIIFSGRRQTGMNLNTNLDILGRDISFFVIVYTCAISVSFFSVGFIKNITAILLIAAYIYYVFKTVNSDKASNEEIDELIFSKTFKLNENIPVILAQIALALFSIILGAEMFVGNIEVISGALGISTLALSIIITPIATELPEKFNSVIWISKNKDTLSLGNISGAMVFQSCIPVSIGILTTDWKLDIITLVSSLLALSSTLVTYIWVKVKKSLTPLPLLSGGVFYALFIAFLILRGFK
- a CDS encoding MFS transporter, which codes for MVFKFKRPRLYGDVSDENYELSRRRFILEGCLSNGVYTLTAGAFLAGYAKFLGASDQIIGLIAAMPLLANILQMFSPIFLEKLTSRKSLIVITCIFYRSLLGLMIVIPLLTQNTSVRLLLLGGMYFTSYLIFSFSNPAGGSWIISLVPERYRGRYFGLRDTFIISSAAVLSLSMGRILDIFKVSGREFLGFIFVFSIVLVLVVMNIYVLRKIKEPEIVPIRQNINIKSLFTLPLKNKQFLSVILLNAAWNFAAQIALPFFSVYMVTGLKLSYTFIMFANILLSVVQASTAKVWGKLADKFSWEVTTVASIGMLGLCHLTWAFVTKEICYVIIPFIQIVAGAGWAGVNMSLFNIQFKHAPQEGRTIFVGFNAAAAGLAGFASALLGAFLVGALDNVKINIGITVLNNMLIIFGLSGTLVILCAVFFAYKFRTNSRKKENVESDNYLAG